TGTGAAGCGGTAGAGAAGGATTCACGTGGAAGTGATGGTCTCTTCTTAAAAGTATTAGTAGTAACGTATCTCGAAGAAAATGCATAGAACCGAAAGTAATAATCCTCATCATCGGGAAGTGAACCACACGCGCCTCCGTCGAAGTTGAGTGAATAGCTCAGTGGATCGTACCGGCATTGCAACGAGCTCGCTTGTCTCCGAGCCGTCGTAGCCAGCAGCAACCTTCCTTTTCTCTTC
This portion of the Camelina sativa cultivar DH55 unplaced genomic scaffold, Cs unpScaffold16921, whole genome shotgun sequence genome encodes:
- the LOC104775502 gene encoding uncharacterized protein LOC104775502; protein product: SDVPTPPPNCCVTCLARLIRKLKRKGRLLLATTARRQASSLQCRYDPLSYSLNFDGGACGSLPDDEDYYFRFYAFSSRYVTTNTFKKRPSLPRESFST